Proteins encoded in a region of the Streptomyces sp. NBC_00258 genome:
- a CDS encoding VOC family protein: protein MYQQMIFVNLAVTDVDASKKFFTELGYTINEQFSDENCASVVISDTIVAMLLNKQRYADFTKKEIADSTKTSEVLLCLSAESREKVDELVDKAVAAGGSETRDPQDYGQMYGRAFDDPDGHTWEVMWMDPAVVQG from the coding sequence ATGTACCAGCAGATGATCTTCGTGAACCTGGCCGTGACCGACGTGGACGCCTCCAAGAAGTTCTTCACGGAGCTCGGCTACACGATCAACGAGCAGTTCTCGGACGAGAACTGCGCGTCCGTCGTGATCAGCGACACGATCGTCGCGATGCTGCTGAACAAGCAGCGCTACGCGGACTTCACGAAGAAGGAGATCGCGGACTCGACGAAGACCAGTGAGGTGCTGCTGTGTCTGAGCGCCGAGAGCCGCGAGAAGGTGGACGAGCTGGTCGACAAGGCGGTCGCGGCGGGCGGTTCGGAGACCCGCGATCCCCAGGACTACGGCCAGATGTATGGCCGCGCCTTCGACGACCCGGACGGCCACACCTGGGAGGTCATGTGGATGGACCCGGCGGTCGTCCAGGGCTGA
- a CDS encoding LOG family protein has protein sequence MQTSPAHAAHHNDREIETLEEFDAVVSSRGTLAGFRVQCVDLTDRTKELLASDATGAVFLGCPMRENAAAKVRADGALVFPPLPGLPFDPYRGHLYRPDELFASLDKGYEETPDALAYAWFQQTKTDGDIYASMLRSVHDDAISDALDELLRGTRVVGVMGGHALGRGTDAYDSAVRLGRALARAGFTVATGGGPGAMEAANLGAYAAPYDDTMLHEACELLAKSPSFVPSVTDWARAAFEVRTRWPKGNTSVGIPTWFYGHEPPNAFASHIAKYFANATREDGLLARSNAGVVFLPGAAGTVQEIFDNATPNYYESRGEPTPMVLVNRAHWTERLPTWPLLQALARDRSMESRIALVDRIEEAPEALIRLAHVNES, from the coding sequence GTGCAGACGAGCCCCGCCCATGCGGCCCACCACAACGACCGTGAGATCGAGACGCTGGAGGAGTTCGACGCAGTCGTCTCGTCCCGCGGCACCCTCGCCGGCTTCCGTGTCCAGTGCGTCGATCTGACGGACCGTACAAAGGAGTTGCTGGCGAGCGACGCCACCGGCGCCGTATTCCTCGGCTGTCCGATGCGGGAGAACGCCGCGGCGAAGGTCCGTGCCGACGGCGCCCTGGTCTTCCCGCCGCTCCCCGGCCTGCCCTTCGACCCGTACCGCGGTCATCTCTACCGGCCCGACGAGCTGTTCGCCTCGCTCGACAAGGGGTACGAGGAGACGCCGGACGCCCTCGCGTACGCCTGGTTCCAGCAGACGAAGACCGACGGCGACATCTACGCGTCGATGCTGCGCTCCGTCCACGACGACGCGATCTCCGACGCCCTCGACGAACTCCTGCGCGGCACACGGGTGGTGGGCGTGATGGGCGGCCACGCGCTCGGGCGCGGCACGGACGCGTACGACAGCGCCGTCCGGCTCGGCCGTGCGCTCGCGCGCGCCGGGTTCACCGTTGCGACGGGCGGCGGCCCCGGCGCGATGGAGGCGGCGAACCTCGGCGCGTACGCGGCCCCGTACGACGACACCATGCTGCACGAGGCGTGCGAACTCCTCGCGAAGTCACCGTCGTTCGTGCCGTCGGTGACCGACTGGGCGCGCGCCGCCTTCGAGGTGCGCACTCGCTGGCCGAAGGGCAACACCTCCGTGGGGATCCCCACTTGGTTCTACGGGCACGAGCCGCCGAACGCCTTCGCCTCGCACATCGCCAAGTACTTCGCCAACGCCACCCGCGAGGACGGCCTGCTGGCTCGTTCGAACGCGGGTGTGGTGTTCCTGCCCGGCGCCGCCGGAACGGTCCAGGAAATCTTCGACAACGCGACCCCCAACTACTACGAGTCCCGGGGCGAACCCACCCCGATGGTGCTGGTGAACCGGGCGCACTGGACTGAACGGCTGCCCACCTGGCCCCTGCTCCAGGCGCTCGCCCGCGACCGCTCGATGGAGTCCCGGATCGCGCTGGTCGACCGGATCGAGGAGGCACCGGAGGCACTCATCCGGTTGGCTCATGTAAATGAAAGCTAA
- a CDS encoding LAETG motif-containing sortase-dependent surface protein, with protein sequence MRILGVASASAALTLGLAGNALACNISEFSAVAKCDGAKGVISVTDKDPTGVAATVTVFLESNGADEKLVGTQEVKGSREGVTIDFSEDWKPNAEYRIHVKAGKQVDEDIKPNLVTPSEACKSEEPSTPPATPSPSDEPSSPVTAKPESPAPSESESTPAASAGGSTPSPAGGDSNLAETGSSSNTGAIAGIAAALVAAGAGVMFALRRRGAANGR encoded by the coding sequence GTGCGCATTCTCGGAGTTGCCTCCGCCTCGGCCGCGCTCACGCTCGGCCTCGCCGGCAACGCGCTCGCCTGCAACATCAGTGAGTTCTCGGCCGTCGCCAAGTGCGACGGCGCCAAGGGTGTCATCAGCGTCACCGACAAGGACCCGACCGGCGTCGCGGCCACGGTCACTGTCTTCCTGGAGTCCAACGGCGCGGACGAGAAGCTCGTCGGCACCCAGGAGGTCAAGGGCTCCCGCGAGGGCGTGACCATCGACTTCTCAGAGGACTGGAAGCCGAACGCGGAGTACCGGATCCACGTCAAGGCCGGCAAGCAGGTCGACGAGGACATCAAGCCGAACCTCGTCACCCCGTCCGAGGCCTGCAAGTCCGAGGAGCCGTCGACGCCTCCGGCCACCCCGTCCCCGTCCGACGAGCCCTCCTCGCCCGTCACCGCGAAGCCGGAGTCCCCGGCGCCCTCGGAGTCGGAGAGCACCCCGGCCGCGTCGGCCGGCGGCAGCACCCCGTCTCCCGCGGGCGGCGACTCGAACCTCGCCGAGACCGGCTCCAGCTCCAACACCGGTGCCATCGCCGGGATAGCGGCCGCGCTCGTGGCGGCCGGCGCCGGCGTCATGTTCGCCCTGCGTCGCCGCGGCGCAGCGAACGGTCGCTGA